From Candidatus Methylomirabilis sp.:
CCGCGACCGGATGCTACAATGCGCCGGAATTTCCGGGCCCGCGGGCCCGTCCAACGGTATGGAACCCCATGTGCCTGAGGCGCCGGGCGATGCCGCCCTTGTGGACCGAGCCCGGGCCGGCGAGGGCGCTGCCTTCGAGGCCCTGGTCAAGCGCCACCAGGCGGCGGCGTTCGCCCTCGCCTATCAGATGGTCCGCCACCGGGAGGACGCCCAGGACGTCGCCCAGGAGGCATTCGTCCGGGTCTTCCGAGGGCTCCGGGGCTTCCAGGGGCAGGCCGCGTTCAAGACCTGGCTCCACCGGATCGTGGTGAACCTGGCCCTGGACGCGCTCCGGCGGCGGAGTCGGCGGCCGGCGGCAGCGTACGACGATACCCGGGAGCCGGGAGACGAGGCGCGGGAGGAGGTCGGCGCCCACCCGGACGAGGACCCGGACCGGGCCCTGCAGGCCCGCGAGGCGGGAGAGGCGATCCGGATGGCGCTCGAGGAGCTACCGGCACCCCAACGGGCGGCGCTCCTCCTGAGGGAGGTGGAGGGGCTCTCCTACCAGCAGATCGCGGAGGTGCTCGAGTGCGCGGTGGGGACGGTCATGTCCCGCCTCCACTACGCCAGACGGCGCTTGCGGGAGCGGCTGCGGCCGTTCCTCGAGGAGTGAGATGGTTCCGGAGCTGAGGGAGGGGGAGCCCCACGTGGCCGGGGAGCGCCTGGGGGCGTTCGTCGACAGCGAGCTGCAGCCGGATCAGGCCGAGGCCGTCCGGCGTCACCTGGCCACCTGCCCGGCCTGCCGGACCGAGGCCGACGTCCTGGCGCGGGCCGGAGCGCTCCTGCGCCAGGCGATAGCCGCCGAGCCTGCCCCCGACCCGGAGGCCACCTGGCAGGCGGTCC
This genomic window contains:
- a CDS encoding sigma-70 family RNA polymerase sigma factor, yielding MPEAPGDAALVDRARAGEGAAFEALVKRHQAAAFALAYQMVRHREDAQDVAQEAFVRVFRGLRGFQGQAAFKTWLHRIVVNLALDALRRRSRRPAAAYDDTREPGDEAREEVGAHPDEDPDRALQAREAGEAIRMALEELPAPQRAALLLREVEGLSYQQIAEVLECAVGTVMSRLHYARRRLRERLRPFLEE